Proteins co-encoded in one Polynucleobacter sp. MWH-UH19D genomic window:
- a CDS encoding ribonucleoside-diphosphate reductase subunit alpha, whose product MTYANPQTAGQAPGLNNPGMNPAGAINQAPSASFVAGGVGGTQATQLSDYKIIRRNGSVVAFEPSKIAIAVTKAFLAVNGGQGAASARIREQVEQLTHSVVRALLRSRPNGGTFHIEDIQDQVELALMRSGEHNVARAYVLYREKRNQERAAQQEVAQEVQTANQAAESGIKVTDNGVEKWLDMAALRTVIEAACEGLGNHIDASPIITETIKNLYDGVPMAQVYDSAILASRTLIEKDPAYSQVTARILMHVIRKEILGKEVLQGDMQAEYSTYFAKYIHEGISAELLDPRMSEFDLPRLAAALNASRDLQFNYLGLQTLYDRYFLHIEDRRIEMPQAFFMRVAMGLALNELDRERRAIEFYEILSTFDFMSSTPTLFNSATTRPQLSSCYLTTVEDDLDGIYEALKENALLSKFAGGLGNDWTNVRALGSHIKGTNGKSQGVVPFLKVVNDTAVAVNQGGKRKGAVCAYLETWHLDIEEFLELRKNTGDDRRRTHDMNTSNWIPDLFMKRVMENGEWTLFSPSNTPDLHDKFGKAFEEAYVAYEQKADRGELKPFRRIPAQQLWRKMLGMLFETGHPWITFKDPCNIRSPQQHIGVVHSSNLCTEITLNTNDDEIAVCNLGSVNLTAHMTTDANGKLVLDHEKLQKTVRTAMRMLDNVIDINYYAVAKARNSNLKHRPVGMGIMGFQDCLHMQRIPYASEEAVKFADSSMEAICYYAYQASSELAEERGVYSTYKGSLWDRGILPQDTVAMLAAERGGYVEVDTSSTMDWASLRTRIKQHGMRNSNCVAIAPTATISNIIGVSACIEPTFQNLFVKSNLSGEFTVVNEYLVRDLKDRGLWDEVMIADLKYFDGTLSKIDRIPQDLRDLYATAFEVEPSWLVEAASRRQKWIDQAQSLNIYMAGASGKKLDDTYKLAWLRGLKTTYYLRTMAATHVEKSTVASGQLNSVSSGAEGSGMSAAPVEADGPVCTMRPGDPGFEECEACQ is encoded by the coding sequence ATGACATACGCAAATCCACAGACGGCAGGCCAAGCACCTGGTTTAAATAACCCAGGAATGAATCCTGCAGGGGCAATCAATCAAGCCCCTTCCGCCAGTTTTGTTGCTGGTGGTGTTGGTGGCACACAAGCGACCCAATTGTCCGATTACAAAATCATTCGCCGCAATGGTTCTGTTGTTGCATTTGAGCCATCCAAAATTGCCATTGCAGTAACTAAGGCATTTTTGGCTGTGAATGGTGGTCAAGGTGCTGCATCTGCGCGTATTCGTGAGCAAGTTGAACAACTAACGCACTCTGTTGTGCGCGCTTTATTGCGTAGCCGTCCTAATGGCGGCACTTTCCATATCGAAGATATTCAAGATCAAGTCGAATTGGCTTTGATGCGTAGCGGTGAGCACAACGTTGCTCGTGCGTATGTTCTTTATCGTGAGAAGCGTAATCAAGAGCGTGCCGCGCAACAAGAGGTTGCTCAAGAAGTTCAAACTGCAAATCAAGCGGCTGAGTCTGGTATTAAGGTAACCGACAATGGTGTAGAAAAGTGGCTTGATATGGCTGCATTGCGCACTGTGATTGAAGCTGCTTGTGAGGGCCTTGGCAACCATATCGATGCCAGCCCAATCATCACTGAGACCATTAAGAATTTATACGACGGCGTGCCAATGGCTCAAGTGTATGACTCCGCCATCTTGGCTTCTCGTACTTTGATTGAAAAAGACCCGGCGTATAGCCAAGTGACAGCGCGCATCTTGATGCACGTGATTCGTAAAGAGATCTTGGGTAAAGAAGTATTGCAGGGTGATATGCAGGCTGAGTACAGCACTTACTTTGCTAAGTACATCCATGAAGGTATTTCAGCGGAATTATTGGACCCTCGCATGAGCGAGTTTGATTTGCCACGCCTGGCTGCCGCTTTGAATGCTAGTCGTGATTTGCAGTTTAACTACCTCGGTCTCCAAACTTTGTATGACCGTTATTTCTTGCACATTGAAGATCGTCGTATCGAGATGCCACAAGCATTCTTCATGCGCGTAGCAATGGGCTTGGCATTGAATGAGTTAGATCGTGAGCGTCGTGCGATTGAGTTCTACGAAATCCTGTCCACATTTGATTTCATGTCCAGTACACCAACCTTGTTTAACTCTGCAACAACTCGTCCACAGCTTTCAAGCTGCTACTTGACGACTGTTGAAGATGATCTCGATGGCATTTATGAGGCATTGAAAGAGAATGCATTGTTATCTAAGTTTGCCGGTGGCTTGGGTAATGACTGGACCAATGTTCGTGCATTGGGTAGTCATATCAAAGGTACTAACGGTAAGTCACAAGGCGTTGTGCCATTCCTCAAAGTGGTGAATGACACAGCCGTTGCTGTAAACCAAGGTGGTAAGCGTAAGGGCGCAGTTTGTGCTTATTTGGAAACTTGGCACCTAGATATTGAAGAGTTCTTGGAGTTGCGTAAGAACACTGGTGATGATCGTCGCCGTACGCACGACATGAACACTTCTAACTGGATTCCAGACCTATTCATGAAGCGCGTCATGGAGAACGGTGAGTGGACTTTGTTCTCTCCATCTAATACGCCTGATTTGCATGACAAATTTGGTAAGGCTTTTGAAGAAGCCTATGTTGCTTACGAGCAAAAAGCAGATCGTGGTGAATTGAAGCCATTCCGTAGAATTCCAGCGCAGCAATTGTGGCGCAAGATGCTTGGCATGTTGTTTGAAACAGGCCACCCATGGATCACTTTCAAAGATCCATGCAATATTCGTAGCCCACAACAGCATATCGGCGTGGTTCACTCTTCCAACCTCTGTACTGAGATTACCCTCAATACAAACGATGACGAGATTGCGGTTTGCAACCTCGGTTCTGTGAACTTAACTGCGCATATGACTACCGATGCAAACGGTAAGTTGGTTCTTGATCACGAGAAACTCCAAAAAACTGTGCGCACTGCAATGCGTATGCTTGATAACGTGATTGATATCAACTACTACGCAGTAGCTAAGGCGCGTAATTCGAACTTAAAGCATCGTCCAGTAGGCATGGGCATCATGGGCTTCCAAGATTGCTTGCATATGCAACGCATTCCTTACGCTAGCGAAGAGGCCGTGAAGTTTGCCGATTCTTCAATGGAAGCGATTTGCTACTACGCATACCAAGCCTCTAGCGAATTAGCTGAAGAGCGTGGCGTATACAGTACCTATAAGGGTTCATTGTGGGATCGTGGCATCCTGCCGCAGGATACTGTAGCGATGTTGGCTGCTGAGCGTGGCGGTTATGTTGAGGTTGATACCTCCTCAACAATGGATTGGGCTAGCTTGCGTACTCGTATCAAGCAACACGGTATGCGCAATTCCAATTGCGTAGCGATTGCCCCGACCGCAACAATTTCAAACATCATTGGTGTTTCTGCTTGTATCGAGCCAACATTCCAAAACTTATTCGTGAAATCCAATCTTTCGGGTGAGTTCACAGTAGTAAATGAGTACTTGGTACGGGATTTGAAAGACCGTGGACTCTGGGATGAAGTCATGATTGCCGACCTCAAGTATTTTGACGGCACCCTGTCTAAGATCGACCGCATTCCCCAAGATCTCCGTGATTTGTATGCAACAGCCTTTGAAGTAGAGCCAAGCTGGTTGGTTGAAGCTGCTTCCCGCCGTCAAAAATGGATTGATCAGGCTCAGTCTTTGAATATCTACATGGCCGGTGCTTCAGGTAAGAAATTGGATGACACCTATAAGTTAGCTTGGTTGCGTGGCCTGAAAACAACCTATTACCTACGCACAATGGCAGCAACCCACGTTGAGAAATCAACTGTGGCTAGCGGTCAGTTGAATTCAGTTTCTAGTGGTGCTGAAGGTAGTGGTATGTCTGCAGCACCTGTTGAAGCAGATGGTCCGGTTTGCACAATGCGTCCAGGCGATCCTGGGTTTGAAGAATGTGAAGCATGCCAATAA
- a CDS encoding CNP1-like family protein: MSSLFQRISQILICICFALSLLACAGDPIESGLDPFAPMVFKEGVTKMPANPPNPTTLTPFYVSQQTIFKFAVDTDSISIGADGVTRYIVVMTNPSGGQQAQYEGIRCDSFQWRLYGTLENGSWRENPLSSWKSIQSNVPNRYQASLAQGAFCNFNTQEKNIKTVVQALNPNGYGASRFTGGTKPTNSFGVE; encoded by the coding sequence ATGAGTTCACTCTTTCAACGCATTAGCCAAATACTGATTTGTATTTGTTTTGCTTTATCTCTATTGGCTTGTGCTGGTGATCCAATAGAAAGTGGCTTAGATCCATTTGCGCCAATGGTGTTTAAGGAGGGCGTCACCAAGATGCCCGCAAACCCACCCAACCCAACAACGCTCACTCCCTTTTACGTTTCTCAACAAACGATTTTTAAGTTTGCGGTTGACACTGATTCCATCTCGATCGGAGCTGATGGCGTAACACGCTATATCGTTGTAATGACCAACCCCAGCGGTGGCCAACAAGCTCAATATGAAGGTATTCGTTGCGATTCTTTCCAATGGCGCCTCTATGGCACACTGGAGAACGGATCATGGAGAGAAAATCCACTCTCAAGCTGGAAATCCATACAAAGCAATGTACCTAATCGCTACCAAGCATCTCTAGCGCAGGGCGCTTTCTGCAACTTCAACACACAAGAAAAAAATATTAAGACGGTTGTTCAGGCACTTAATCCAAATGGATATGGAGCCAGCAGATTTACTGGAGGAACTAAACCAACCAACTCATTTGGTGTTGAGTAG
- a CDS encoding RNA pyrophosphohydrolase: protein MLDREGYRPNVGIVLLNSRNEVFWGKRVGQHSWQFPQGGIAHGESPEQAMYRELHEEVGLLPEHVQIIGRTRDWLRYDVPEEYLRRQHATRVHRAAYRGQKQIWFLLRFVGLDSDIHLRATEHPEFDAWRWVPFWIQLDAVIGFKREVYQLALSELARYLAKGVRMQQLAWGTPLDIFQSFYSKSDDHSKESTKSNKQK, encoded by the coding sequence ATGCTTGACCGTGAAGGGTATAGACCCAATGTCGGCATTGTCCTCCTTAACAGCCGTAACGAGGTTTTCTGGGGAAAACGCGTTGGGCAGCATTCGTGGCAGTTCCCACAGGGTGGGATAGCTCATGGCGAAAGCCCTGAACAAGCGATGTACCGCGAATTGCACGAAGAGGTTGGCTTGCTACCGGAACATGTCCAAATTATTGGACGAACTAGGGACTGGCTTCGCTATGACGTCCCTGAGGAATATTTACGCCGCCAACATGCCACTCGTGTTCACCGCGCTGCATATCGAGGTCAAAAACAAATTTGGTTTTTACTGCGCTTTGTTGGTCTAGATAGCGACATACATTTGCGTGCAACTGAGCATCCTGAATTTGATGCATGGCGTTGGGTGCCGTTTTGGATTCAACTTGATGCTGTCATCGGCTTTAAGCGCGAGGTCTATCAACTTGCTCTCTCCGAGTTAGCACGCTACCTCGCCAAAGGAGTTCGCATGCAGCAACTCGCCTGGGGAACGCCGCTCGATATCTTCCAATCCTTTTACTCCAAGAGTGACGACCACTCCAAAGAATCTACTAAATCAAATAAACAAAAATGA
- the ampD gene encoding 1,6-anhydro-N-acetylmuramyl-L-alanine amidase AmpD: MFKWLLLIAGAYLFYRWLKGKKQLQAADKKTHHSSPNQAQKAIDPEVMVQCQHCKLHLPKSEAKAFEERFYCSQEHLNGLDQDGWVGSAKWRLSPNQDIRPEGVSPDLVVIHHISLPPGEFKTQNSSQYIIDFFQNQLDVRAHPYFEEIAGQKVSSHFLITRTGELVQFVSTQNKAWHAGVSSFMGREKCNDFSIGIELEGDGDTLFEDAQYQVLKTLTQLLASRYPNLQFAGHSDIAPDRKTDPGTHFDWKKFQNETGISPENLPYGLTPR, encoded by the coding sequence TTGTTCAAGTGGCTTCTTTTAATTGCTGGCGCATACCTTTTCTATCGCTGGCTAAAAGGTAAAAAACAACTTCAGGCTGCTGATAAGAAAACCCATCATTCCTCGCCAAATCAGGCCCAGAAGGCAATTGATCCTGAAGTAATGGTGCAGTGTCAGCACTGCAAATTACACCTCCCTAAATCAGAAGCCAAGGCTTTTGAGGAACGTTTTTATTGTTCTCAAGAACATCTAAATGGACTCGATCAAGATGGTTGGGTTGGTTCTGCAAAATGGCGTCTTTCACCAAATCAAGATATCCGCCCAGAAGGAGTTTCACCAGATTTAGTGGTAATTCATCACATCAGTTTGCCGCCTGGTGAATTTAAAACGCAAAATTCTAGTCAGTACATCATTGATTTTTTTCAAAACCAGTTAGATGTGAGGGCGCATCCTTACTTTGAGGAAATTGCAGGACAAAAAGTATCTAGCCATTTTTTAATCACTCGAACTGGTGAATTGGTGCAGTTTGTATCTACTCAAAATAAAGCTTGGCACGCTGGGGTCTCTTCATTTATGGGTAGAGAAAAATGCAATGATTTCTCAATTGGCATTGAACTAGAGGGTGATGGGGACACGCTATTTGAAGATGCGCAATACCAAGTCTTAAAAACGCTCACTCAGCTATTGGCAAGTCGTTACCCTAATCTGCAATTTGCAGGACATAGTGATATTGCACCCGATCGAAAGACGGATCCCGGAACTCATTTTGACTGGAAAAAGTTCCAAAATGAGACAGGCATTTCCCCGGAAAACCTGCCTTACGGATTAACTCCTCGTTAG
- the rpmA gene encoding 50S ribosomal protein L27, protein MAQKKGGGSTRNGRDSESKRLGVKVYGGEHINAGSIIVRQRGTRVHPGANVGIGKDHTLFALIDGQVEFGVKGALKKAQVSVLPRS, encoded by the coding sequence ATGGCACAGAAAAAAGGCGGCGGATCAACACGAAATGGCCGCGACTCAGAATCGAAACGCCTAGGCGTAAAGGTTTACGGCGGCGAGCATATTAATGCTGGCAGCATCATTGTTCGTCAACGTGGCACACGTGTTCATCCAGGTGCAAACGTTGGTATTGGTAAGGATCACACTTTGTTCGCCTTGATTGACGGCCAAGTGGAATTTGGCGTTAAGGGCGCTTTGAAGAAGGCCCAAGTTTCAGTATTGCCTCGTTCATAA
- the obgE gene encoding GTPase ObgE has protein sequence MKFIDEARIEVIAGQGGAGSASMRREKFIEFGGPDGGDGGKGGSVWAIADRNINTLIDYRYAKTHTAKNGEPGRGADCYGRAGDDIELRMPVGTIITDYETGEPIADLTTHGERLCLAQGGVGGWGNIHFKSSTNRAPRQKTNGKPGERRKLKLELKVLADVGLLGMPNAGKSTLITAVSNARPKIADYPFTTLHPNLGVVRVGSERSFVIADIPGLIEGAAEGAGLGHRFLRHLQRTGVLLHLVDLAPFDENVDPVADANAIVNELRKYDEALVEKPRWLVLNKVDMIPEEDRKKVVADFVKKFKWTGPVFEISALTGMGCEKLCYALQDYLDSVRRDRDDAEERAADPRYQGQSEEHSSDKTPD, from the coding sequence ATGAAATTCATAGACGAAGCGCGTATTGAAGTGATAGCTGGCCAAGGTGGTGCCGGTAGTGCTTCTATGCGCCGAGAAAAGTTCATCGAGTTTGGCGGTCCCGATGGCGGTGACGGCGGAAAGGGTGGTAGCGTCTGGGCTATTGCCGATCGCAATATCAATACCTTAATTGATTACCGTTATGCCAAAACGCATACCGCAAAAAATGGTGAGCCTGGCCGTGGTGCAGATTGCTATGGTCGAGCAGGTGACGATATTGAGTTGCGTATGCCAGTTGGCACCATCATTACTGATTACGAAACGGGTGAACCAATTGCGGATTTAACTACGCATGGCGAGCGCCTATGTTTGGCGCAAGGTGGTGTTGGTGGTTGGGGCAATATTCATTTTAAGAGTAGTACCAATCGTGCACCACGCCAGAAGACTAATGGCAAACCTGGTGAGCGTCGCAAGCTCAAGCTTGAATTAAAGGTCTTGGCTGATGTTGGTCTTTTGGGAATGCCCAATGCAGGTAAGTCGACATTGATTACTGCAGTATCCAATGCGCGTCCAAAAATTGCTGACTATCCATTTACTACTTTGCATCCTAATTTAGGTGTGGTGCGGGTTGGTAGTGAACGTAGCTTTGTGATTGCCGACATTCCTGGTTTGATCGAAGGTGCCGCCGAGGGTGCTGGCTTAGGCCATCGTTTCTTGCGTCACTTACAGCGCACCGGCGTGCTTTTGCATTTAGTAGACCTTGCCCCTTTTGATGAGAATGTTGACCCAGTGGCGGATGCAAATGCTATTGTGAATGAGTTACGCAAATACGATGAAGCTCTAGTCGAGAAACCACGCTGGCTTGTATTAAATAAGGTCGACATGATTCCTGAAGAGGATCGCAAGAAAGTGGTTGCCGACTTTGTGAAAAAGTTTAAGTGGACCGGCCCAGTTTTTGAGATTTCTGCTTTAACAGGTATGGGTTGCGAGAAGCTTTGTTATGCGTTGCAGGATTACTTGGACTCCGTACGACGTGATCGTGATGATGCAGAAGAGCGTGCCGCTGACCCACGATATCAGGGGCAGAGTGAAGAACATAGTTCGGATAAAACGCCTGACTAA
- a CDS encoding proline--tRNA ligase — translation MKASQSFLATLKEAPSDAEVVSHKLMVRAGLIRKLSAGVYNYLPLGLKVIRKVENIIREEMNRAGAIELLMPMIQPAELWQETGRWEKMGPELLRIKDRHDRDFLIQPTSEEVITDLARNEIKSYKQLPVNFYQIQTKFRDERRPRFGIMRGREFSMKDAYSFDRDAEGLKKSYQIMFDAYTRIFKRMGLKFRAVTADNGAIGGSGSQEFHVIADTGEDAIVYCPNSDYAANLEAAESLALIAARASASQAMTKVPTPEKTNCADVAKFLNIPLEKTVKSLLFAADQENGPAKLFMLLVRGDHELNEVKASKVPGMAESRFATEAEIKQACNAPAGYLGPVGVSASVTVVADRTVANMSDFVCGANDAGHHLTGVNWGRDLPEPLVLDIRNAVVGDPSPDGKGIVDICRGIEVGHVFQLGTRYSEAMGCTYLDQQGKAQPMVMGCYGIGVTRLLGAAIEQGHDEKGIIWPISMAPFEVVICPMGYEKSEHVKAASDQLHDELLAAGIDVILDDRNERPGAMFADWELIGAPFRVVIGDRGLADSQVEFKSRTDADSQNVPLTQIKEKVIAAVQAAKTSVN, via the coding sequence ATGAAAGCATCACAATCATTTCTCGCGACGCTAAAAGAAGCCCCCTCTGACGCTGAGGTGGTTTCGCATAAGCTCATGGTGCGTGCGGGTTTAATTCGCAAATTGAGCGCTGGTGTTTATAACTACCTACCCTTGGGATTAAAAGTAATCCGCAAGGTTGAAAATATTATTCGCGAAGAAATGAATCGTGCGGGTGCTATCGAATTGCTGATGCCGATGATTCAACCGGCAGAATTATGGCAAGAGACAGGTCGCTGGGAAAAAATGGGACCTGAGTTATTGCGCATCAAAGATCGTCATGATCGTGACTTCTTAATTCAGCCGACTTCTGAAGAAGTGATTACTGATTTGGCTCGTAATGAGATTAAGAGCTATAAGCAACTGCCAGTCAATTTTTATCAAATTCAGACGAAGTTTCGTGATGAGCGTCGTCCCCGTTTTGGCATTATGCGTGGGCGCGAGTTCAGTATGAAAGATGCGTATTCATTTGATCGTGATGCAGAAGGTTTGAAGAAGTCATATCAAATCATGTTTGATGCATACACTCGCATCTTCAAGCGAATGGGTTTGAAATTTCGTGCAGTAACCGCCGATAACGGCGCCATTGGCGGTTCTGGTAGCCAAGAGTTTCATGTGATCGCTGATACTGGAGAAGATGCGATTGTGTATTGCCCGAATTCGGATTACGCAGCCAATTTAGAGGCCGCTGAATCCTTGGCATTGATCGCTGCGCGTGCTTCTGCAAGCCAAGCGATGACAAAGGTACCGACACCTGAAAAAACCAATTGTGCTGACGTAGCAAAGTTCCTCAATATCCCCCTTGAGAAAACCGTTAAGTCTTTATTATTCGCCGCTGATCAAGAAAATGGTCCAGCAAAACTCTTTATGTTGTTGGTACGTGGTGATCATGAGCTTAATGAAGTTAAAGCAAGCAAAGTACCAGGTATGGCTGAGTCACGTTTTGCTACTGAAGCAGAAATTAAGCAAGCATGTAATGCCCCTGCAGGCTATTTAGGTCCTGTTGGCGTGAGTGCAAGCGTCACTGTTGTTGCTGACCGAACCGTAGCCAATATGTCAGATTTTGTATGTGGTGCAAATGATGCAGGCCACCATTTGACAGGTGTGAACTGGGGCCGTGATTTGCCAGAGCCCTTAGTGTTAGATATTCGTAATGCGGTAGTTGGCGATCCTTCTCCTGATGGCAAAGGTATTGTTGATATATGCCGTGGAATTGAAGTGGGTCACGTTTTCCAATTGGGTACCCGCTACTCTGAAGCGATGGGTTGTACTTACTTAGATCAGCAAGGCAAAGCCCAGCCGATGGTCATGGGTTGTTATGGCATTGGCGTAACTCGTCTGCTTGGTGCGGCTATTGAACAAGGTCATGACGAAAAGGGAATTATTTGGCCTATCTCGATGGCACCCTTTGAGGTGGTTATTTGCCCAATGGGTTACGAAAAGTCAGAACACGTTAAAGCCGCATCTGATCAGCTGCATGATGAATTGCTTGCTGCTGGCATTGATGTCATTTTGGATGATCGCAATGAGCGTCCAGGTGCGATGTTTGCCGATTGGGAACTGATTGGTGCGCCGTTCCGTGTGGTGATTGGTGATCGTGGTTTGGCAGATTCTCAGGTGGAATTTAAGAGCCGTACTGATGCAGATTCACAGAATGTGCCCTTGACACAAATTAAAGAAAAAGTGATTGCAGCCGTCCAGGCCGCAAAGACATCAGTCAATTAA
- the ccsA gene encoding cytochrome c biogenesis protein CcsA, with amino-acid sequence MDILGHPVYELLPSGLYLLLLLFLSFSSNGKGKSSESSPLIQAFILLALLAHGMQLHDSVFTSQGFVFGFAQDLSLIAWVGLAFYWFQSWFLPISSLRWLAVLFAFVCSLLPSVFPGALISPRAVSDPWFKGHFIVATISVGLLSLAAMHAMLMSIQDRALHRQLAIVPNSRIALWLEDLPPLMTMESLLFNLLYVGFALLSMTVFSGLLFSQTLFGRPLVFDHKTIFALLSWFLFAGLLLARWRVGLRGRAAIRWVLSAYFALLLAYVGSRFVLEVILQRA; translated from the coding sequence ATGGATATTTTAGGTCACCCAGTGTACGAGTTGCTTCCTTCCGGACTCTATCTGCTTCTTCTGCTTTTTTTGAGCTTTAGCTCAAATGGTAAAGGCAAGTCCTCAGAGTCATCGCCGCTCATCCAAGCCTTTATTCTTCTGGCTCTGCTGGCTCACGGAATGCAGTTACATGACTCGGTATTTACATCCCAAGGTTTTGTTTTTGGGTTTGCGCAAGATTTATCACTAATTGCTTGGGTTGGATTGGCTTTCTACTGGTTTCAATCTTGGTTTTTGCCGATTTCCAGCTTGCGTTGGTTAGCCGTTCTTTTTGCATTCGTCTGCTCTCTTTTGCCAAGCGTATTTCCTGGAGCCTTGATTTCGCCAAGAGCAGTTTCTGATCCTTGGTTTAAAGGGCACTTTATTGTCGCCACGATTTCGGTAGGTTTGCTCAGTTTGGCTGCGATGCATGCCATGTTGATGAGCATTCAAGACCGAGCATTGCATCGTCAATTGGCGATTGTCCCCAATAGTCGAATTGCACTTTGGCTCGAAGATTTGCCGCCACTGATGACGATGGAAAGCCTTTTATTTAATTTGTTATATGTTGGATTCGCGCTTTTGAGCATGACCGTTTTTTCTGGTCTACTGTTTTCTCAAACGCTATTTGGTAGGCCACTGGTGTTTGATCACAAAACCATTTTCGCTTTACTCTCTTGGTTTTTATTTGCAGGCTTGTTGTTAGCTCGTTGGCGAGTAGGTTTACGAGGTAGGGCGGCGATTCGTTGGGTCTTAAGCGCATACTTTGCGCTGCTTCTTGCTTATGTGGGAAGCCGCTTTGTTTTAGAAGTCATTCTGCAGAGAGCGTAA
- the ffh gene encoding signal recognition particle protein, with amino-acid sequence MLENLTDRLSRVVKTMRGQARLTEANTAEMLREIRLALLEADVALPVVKSLLEQIKFKALGEEVVGSLSPGQALVGVVQRELTQVMAGDTNQSGELNLATQPPAVILMAGLQGAGKTTSVGKLAKWLQEKKKKKVLTVSCDVYRPAAIEQLETVTKQVGAEFFPSDINQKPNDIAAAALDWARRHYFDVLIVDTAGRLGIDEALMQEIKTLHASLNPIETLFVVDAMLGQDAVNTAKAFHEALPLTGVILTKLDGDSRGGAALSVRQVTGVPLKFIGVAEKMDGLEAFDAERMANRILGMGDILALVEQAQQHVDVAKAEKLASKISKGGFDLEDFRDQLMQMQKMGGMASLMDKLPSQVAQAASKAKLSNADKQTKRMRGIIDSMTPQERRKPELLKASRKRRIAAGSGVEVQEVNRLLAQFEQMQTMMKQFKGGKMARTMAAMAAKGAAKGIGGLFKK; translated from the coding sequence ATGCTAGAAAACCTCACCGATCGTCTATCCCGCGTTGTGAAAACAATGCGAGGCCAAGCCCGCCTTACCGAAGCCAATACTGCTGAGATGCTAAGGGAAATCCGTCTTGCCCTTCTGGAGGCAGACGTAGCCCTACCCGTAGTGAAGTCTTTGTTAGAGCAAATTAAATTTAAGGCGCTGGGTGAAGAGGTTGTAGGTAGTCTCAGTCCAGGTCAAGCACTGGTCGGAGTTGTACAACGCGAGCTCACTCAAGTGATGGCGGGCGACACCAATCAAAGTGGTGAGCTTAATTTAGCCACTCAACCCCCGGCAGTCATTTTGATGGCAGGCTTACAGGGTGCAGGTAAAACCACCTCCGTTGGTAAGTTAGCCAAATGGTTACAAGAAAAAAAGAAAAAGAAAGTACTCACCGTATCTTGTGACGTGTATCGCCCTGCTGCGATCGAACAGCTTGAGACGGTAACCAAACAAGTTGGTGCCGAATTTTTTCCCAGCGACATCAATCAAAAACCAAACGATATTGCTGCTGCTGCTTTAGATTGGGCGCGCCGTCACTACTTTGATGTCTTGATTGTTGATACAGCAGGTCGTTTAGGTATTGATGAAGCGCTCATGCAAGAAATTAAAACATTGCATGCCAGCCTCAATCCAATCGAGACATTATTTGTGGTGGATGCCATGCTAGGGCAAGATGCGGTCAATACCGCTAAAGCCTTCCATGAGGCACTGCCACTGACTGGTGTGATTCTCACCAAACTAGATGGTGACTCACGTGGTGGCGCTGCACTTTCTGTGCGCCAAGTCACCGGTGTTCCGCTGAAATTCATTGGCGTAGCCGAAAAGATGGATGGCCTAGAAGCTTTTGATGCAGAACGTATGGCGAACCGCATCTTGGGTATGGGCGACATTCTTGCTTTAGTTGAACAAGCACAGCAACACGTCGATGTAGCAAAGGCAGAAAAGTTAGCGAGCAAGATTTCTAAAGGCGGGTTTGATCTTGAGGACTTTCGCGATCAGCTGATGCAAATGCAAAAGATGGGCGGAATGGCTAGCTTGATGGATAAACTTCCCAGTCAAGTGGCTCAGGCTGCCTCTAAAGCAAAGTTAAGTAATGCTGATAAACAAACCAAACGCATGCGCGGCATCATCGACAGCATGACACCTCAAGAACGCAGAAAACCCGAGCTACTTAAAGCCAGTCGTAAGCGTCGCATTGCCGCAGGCTCAGGCGTAGAGGTGCAGGAGGTAAATCGTCTGCTTGCTCAATTTGAGCAAATGCAAACAATGATGAAGCAATTTAAGGGCGGCAAGATGGCGCGCACCATGGCTGCTATGGCCGCTAAAGGAGCCGCCAAGGGTATTGGCGGTCTCTTTAAAAAATAA